A single window of Halobacillus naozhouensis DNA harbors:
- a CDS encoding YjiH family protein — translation MESLQKDFHGESSGPSNANIVNFFIFSLIGIFTFFIPITINGTSSIPLDHIVTYIQTTFASLVPYYALIVIILGAGYPFINRTWNKDAITIVLSLFKVFGVAVAVMLIFGFGPAWLFTPDMGPFLFEKLVIPVGLLVPIGAVFLTLLVGYGLLEFIGVLLQPVMRPIWKTPGRSAVDAVASFVGSYSIGLLITNRVFKEGKYTIKEATIIATGFSTVSATFMIVVAKTLGLMDLWNIYFWVTLFVTFLVTAITVRIWPLNKISDEYFEGEGHPEKVIKKNRLKAAWTQAMEAAEQSPSFGKNIWMNLKDGFIMTMAILPSILSVGLLGLVLAEFTPVFDILGYIFYPFTWIMQVPEPMLAAKASAIEIAEMFLPALLVADAPLITKFVIATVSVSAILFFSALIPCILSTEIPISIPKLLIIWAERTILTLIIVTPIACLLL, via the coding sequence ATGGAGTCCTTACAAAAAGATTTTCACGGTGAATCATCAGGTCCTTCAAACGCCAATATAGTAAATTTTTTTATATTCAGCCTGATCGGCATTTTCACCTTTTTCATACCGATTACTATCAACGGCACCTCTTCCATTCCACTTGACCATATCGTCACCTACATCCAAACCACATTTGCGTCCCTTGTACCTTATTATGCACTCATTGTGATTATCCTTGGGGCTGGCTATCCTTTTATCAACCGAACTTGGAATAAAGATGCTATTACTATTGTTCTATCTCTTTTTAAAGTTTTCGGTGTCGCTGTGGCTGTCATGCTGATCTTCGGCTTTGGTCCGGCCTGGTTATTCACTCCAGATATGGGGCCGTTTCTTTTTGAAAAGCTAGTGATTCCAGTCGGGCTGCTGGTACCAATCGGAGCCGTTTTCCTCACTTTACTCGTTGGATATGGTTTACTAGAATTTATCGGAGTCCTGCTTCAGCCTGTCATGCGCCCAATTTGGAAAACACCTGGACGCTCAGCTGTTGATGCCGTTGCCTCGTTCGTAGGCAGTTATTCGATCGGTCTTCTCATTACCAACCGTGTGTTCAAAGAAGGTAAGTACACGATAAAGGAAGCAACGATTATCGCAACAGGATTCTCGACTGTTTCTGCTACTTTCATGATCGTCGTTGCCAAAACTCTTGGCTTGATGGATCTCTGGAACATTTATTTCTGGGTCACTCTCTTTGTAACTTTTTTAGTCACCGCCATAACTGTACGGATCTGGCCATTAAATAAAATTAGTGATGAATACTTTGAAGGAGAAGGCCACCCAGAGAAAGTCATTAAGAAAAACCGATTGAAAGCAGCCTGGACGCAAGCAATGGAGGCAGCTGAACAATCCCCTTCCTTTGGCAAGAATATCTGGATGAACTTAAAGGATGGCTTTATCATGACCATGGCCATTCTGCCTTCAATCCTGTCAGTAGGTTTGTTAGGGTTAGTCCTCGCTGAATTTACACCCGTATTTGACATCTTAGGTTATATTTTTTATCCATTTACCTGGATCATGCAAGTGCCTGAACCTATGCTGGCTGCCAAAGCATCAGCCATTGAAATAGCTGAAATGTTTCTGCCAGCCTTGTTAGTTGCAGACGCTCCCTTAATCACAAAATTCGTCATTGCGACGGTATCGGTATCAGCAATCCTATTCTTTTCAGCCCTTATTCCCTGCATTCTGTCTACTGAGATACCGATCAGTATTCCAAAACTGCTGATCATCTGGGCTGAACGTACCATCCTCACCCTCATTATCGTTACACCAATCGCCTGTCTATTACTCTAA
- a CDS encoding C40 family peptidase, producing the protein MKKWSMFVLAVILVSCLSAPVSLQAEEDLEDKTAYVDVSVATLWSEPDITRPVDEPSVGNPVDMWKWTESMTLDQKLWLVGNLQTQALYGQEVTILEERGDWVKVAVHGQPTPKNELGYPAWMPKVQLADENYFAALKESKSFALVTDTTAWLYDDKQHQGKFKEISFNTKLPVVAQVGDMALVATPSDGMKWISSEAISVYDSRQDIPDPTGQDLVETGKQFLGLPYLWAGASGFGFDCSGFTHTLYKANGITIPRDSSVQATHGTPVAKEDLQKGDLLFFAYNEGEGSVHHVGMYIGDGQMIHSPNSSSTVEIIDVFESDYYSSEFSGARRYID; encoded by the coding sequence ATTAAGAAATGGTCTATGTTTGTACTGGCTGTCATTCTCGTATCCTGTTTGTCTGCCCCTGTGTCGTTACAGGCTGAGGAAGACTTAGAAGATAAAACCGCTTATGTTGATGTCTCCGTAGCAACACTATGGTCTGAGCCTGACATCACACGTCCAGTTGATGAACCGTCTGTAGGAAATCCAGTAGATATGTGGAAGTGGACAGAAAGCATGACGCTTGACCAAAAGCTGTGGCTGGTGGGCAATTTGCAGACACAGGCTTTGTATGGGCAGGAGGTTACGATCTTGGAGGAGCGTGGAGATTGGGTGAAAGTTGCAGTTCATGGGCAGCCGACGCCGAAAAATGAATTAGGCTATCCCGCCTGGATGCCAAAAGTTCAACTGGCAGATGAGAATTATTTTGCTGCATTAAAAGAAAGTAAATCATTCGCCCTTGTGACAGATACGACTGCATGGCTTTATGATGATAAACAGCATCAAGGGAAGTTTAAAGAAATCAGCTTTAACACGAAACTTCCGGTCGTTGCTCAAGTAGGGGATATGGCTCTTGTCGCTACACCGAGTGATGGCATGAAATGGATTTCCTCAGAGGCCATTTCTGTTTATGATTCACGGCAAGATATTCCTGATCCAACTGGGCAGGATCTTGTAGAAACAGGAAAACAATTTTTAGGCTTGCCGTACCTATGGGCAGGTGCATCTGGCTTTGGATTTGATTGTTCTGGATTTACTCATACGCTTTATAAAGCTAACGGCATAACGATTCCGCGCGATTCCTCTGTACAAGCGACACACGGAACGCCCGTTGCTAAAGAAGATTTGCAAAAAGGCGACCTGTTGTTCTTTGCCTATAACGAAGGTGAGGGCTCCGTTCACCATGTCGGTATGTATATCGGTGATGGACAAATGATTCATTCTCCGAACTCCAGCAGTACAGTCGAGATTATTGATGTTTTTGAATCAGACTACTACTCTTCTGAATTCTCCGGGGCAAGAAGATATATTGATTAA